One window from the genome of Oceanisphaera sp. IT1-181 encodes:
- a CDS encoding IS630 family transposase — MARLQGRAKADKIELLYCDESGFSCVPNVQRAWAPLGVTHLADASASRKRVNVIGALNYATGKLHFELFEHSVKRQHVVPFLDKLAQSSCQDKLTIVVVDNASIHHFIAPSMRDKWLYDHQFVLLYLPPYSPELNLIEILWKQAKYHWRSFTSWKKDKLVNEVSTLFKGVGNDFHISYA; from the coding sequence TTGGCAAGACTCCAAGGAAGGGCCAAAGCAGACAAAATAGAACTTCTTTACTGCGATGAAAGTGGCTTCTCCTGCGTACCGAATGTACAGCGGGCCTGGGCACCACTCGGTGTCACTCATCTCGCTGATGCCAGTGCAAGCCGTAAGCGTGTGAATGTGATTGGCGCACTGAACTATGCTACCGGTAAGCTGCATTTTGAACTTTTTGAACACTCAGTGAAACGGCAACACGTGGTACCCTTTTTAGATAAGTTGGCGCAATCTTCCTGCCAGGATAAATTGACGATTGTGGTCGTGGACAATGCGTCAATCCATCATTTTATCGCCCCCTCGATGCGAGATAAGTGGCTGTATGATCATCAGTTTGTACTGCTTTATCTCCCCCCATACAGCCCGGAATTGAACTTGATCGAGATATTGTGGAAGCAAGCTAAATATCACTGGCGAAGCTTTACCTCTTGGAAGAAAGACAAGTTAGTGAATGAAGTATCAACGCTATTCAAGGGAGTGGGTAATGACTTCCACATAAGTTATGCGTGA
- a CDS encoding helix-turn-helix domain-containing protein: MKRHLLGQPLTAEETITLKEMSKHHPFPDFRRRALALLALNDGSTVVQIAQMFRISDQPIYNWTKGWRTTGLVGILTGHKGGRPPKLTAEMLDMAADIARSEPLTLAKIAVRVRDQYPDAPSFSLDRLSVGLRARKLSFKRTRLSLEKKETKQPSRKQKAAWQDSKEGPKQTK; this comes from the coding sequence ATGAAGCGACACTTATTAGGACAACCACTAACAGCCGAAGAAACTATCACTCTGAAAGAGATGTCAAAACACCATCCTTTCCCAGATTTCAGACGAAGGGCTCTCGCACTGCTCGCGCTGAATGATGGCTCTACGGTTGTCCAGATTGCCCAGATGTTTCGGATAAGCGATCAACCGATCTACAACTGGACAAAAGGCTGGAGAACTACGGGATTGGTCGGCATTTTGACTGGGCATAAAGGCGGCCGACCGCCCAAGTTGACAGCTGAAATGTTGGATATGGCTGCAGATATTGCCCGCTCTGAGCCACTGACGCTGGCTAAGATAGCTGTCCGCGTTCGCGACCAATATCCTGATGCCCCTTCATTCAGTTTGGACCGCCTTTCGGTTGGACTAAGAGCCAGAAAGCTATCTTTCAAACGAACCCGGCTCAGCCTCGAAAAAAAAGAGACGAAGCAGCCTTCCAGGAAGCAAAAGGCCGCTTGGCAAGACTCCAAGGAAGGGCCAAAGCAGACAAAATAG
- a CDS encoding OB-fold protein produces the protein MAIITCPDCNKDISNLAESCPHCGRPSFEAPKKTRSVSVLLGVGIVLLPIVFAWFTLRDGHTKKSKVISFAWLALTLFFALFEEDNNDVSTISSTNTITQEEIMHVRIGDILSAYENNEIGADNRYKGEVIQLTGIISSIKKDIMNNLYVTLGTGQQFQIPEIQAFFDDSMSYQLGRLDTGNRLTVVCRIDGLMMNIIAKNCIIK, from the coding sequence ATGGCAATCATCACATGCCCCGACTGTAACAAAGACATATCAAACTTGGCTGAATCTTGCCCACATTGCGGTAGGCCAAGTTTTGAAGCTCCAAAAAAAACAAGATCCGTTAGCGTTTTATTAGGTGTCGGTATCGTTCTTCTACCAATTGTCTTTGCTTGGTTTACTTTACGTGACGGTCATACTAAAAAATCAAAAGTAATCTCTTTCGCTTGGCTTGCTCTTACTTTATTTTTTGCTTTATTTGAAGAAGATAATAATGATGTATCAACTATCTCTTCAACCAACACTATAACTCAAGAAGAAATAATGCATGTGAGGATTGGGGATATACTATCAGCTTATGAAAATAATGAAATTGGTGCTGACAACAGGTACAAAGGCGAAGTAATACAGCTAACAGGGATTATCAGCAGCATCAAGAAAGACATCATGAATAACTTGTACGTCACTCTCGGCACAGGACAACAGTTTCAGATCCCAGAGATACAAGCTTTTTTCGATGACTCCATGAGCTATCAACTTGGCAGGTTAGATACAGGTAATAGGTTAACTGTCGTATGCCGTATAGATGGGCTTATGATGAACATTATTGCTAAAAACTGCATAATAAAATAA
- a CDS encoding DUF6538 domain-containing protein translates to MQKITFRIGAFSVSVSYLQQRNTSGLYYYRRAIPSPLRHHYNGKRELVYSLKTKDLNAASQKAQELALQHNNEFELLRHNITPPPVFTIPPASPLPAELVPAPAEEQPITLDEIKTNALKSYLGNKKKTTEIARCFGYFSELPPILSHIKKRDVLRVVESLKTDHQLKTATIKKAVGFISRQVKLTLQLHDSGIPNPFAGVPFDNIKKDAEKRHTFEAVELQKLKETIRKKSGLITAQIVGLLYDTGCRNAEIGGLKLEDIKLDTPIPHLVIKPHEQRGLKNDNSERLIPLTGMSLEFAKIVTAAAQPGQVHALPATSKITNLKVIVALRL, encoded by the coding sequence ATGCAAAAAATTACATTCAGGATTGGAGCTTTCTCCGTATCCGTATCCTATCTGCAACAACGCAACACCAGCGGCTTATACTACTATCGCCGTGCCATCCCCTCCCCATTACGCCACCACTACAACGGTAAGCGTGAACTTGTTTACTCCCTTAAAACCAAAGATCTAAACGCAGCATCACAGAAAGCCCAAGAACTGGCCTTACAGCACAACAACGAATTTGAGCTATTACGCCATAACATCACCCCTCCCCCTGTGTTCACCATCCCACCAGCAAGCCCACTGCCTGCCGAACTTGTACCAGCGCCAGCAGAAGAACAGCCCATTACGTTGGATGAAATCAAAACCAACGCCCTGAAGTCGTATCTGGGTAACAAGAAGAAAACGACTGAGATAGCCCGATGCTTTGGATATTTCTCAGAGCTTCCCCCTATCTTATCCCACATAAAAAAGAGGGATGTTCTTAGAGTTGTAGAGAGCCTGAAGACAGACCATCAGCTCAAGACCGCCACCATCAAGAAAGCTGTTGGCTTTATTAGCAGGCAAGTTAAGTTAACCCTACAGCTACACGACTCAGGCATTCCCAACCCCTTTGCTGGTGTTCCCTTTGATAACATCAAGAAGGATGCAGAGAAGCGCCACACGTTCGAGGCTGTAGAGCTTCAGAAGCTCAAGGAGACCATCAGGAAGAAGTCAGGGCTTATCACGGCTCAGATTGTTGGCCTACTTTACGACACGGGCTGTAGAAACGCCGAGATAGGTGGTTTGAAGCTGGAAGACATCAAGCTCGATACACCGATTCCTCATCTTGTTATCAAACCCCATGAACAACGAGGGCTGAAGAACGATAACAGCGAACGATTGATCCCCCTCACTGGCATGAGCCTTGAGTTTGCCAAGATAGTGACGGCAGCAGCACAGCCAGGACAAGTACACGCTTTACCCGCTACTTCAAAGATCACAAATTTAAAGGTGATAGTTGCTCTGCGGCTGTAA
- the folD gene encoding bifunctional methylenetetrahydrofolate dehydrogenase/methenyltetrahydrofolate cyclohydrolase FolD produces the protein MSAKIIDGKAIAQAVRSQVAERVAERTRAGKRAPGLAVILVGANPASQVYVGSKRRACEEVGFISKSYDLPKDTTEQHLLALIDELNNDATIDGILVQLPLPNHIDSTPVIERIHPHKDVDGFHPYNIGRLAQRIPALRPCTPKGIMTLIERSHIKTHGLNAVVVGASNIVGRPMTLELLLAGCTTTTCHRFTEDLKTKVGEADLLVVAVGKPEFILGSWIKPGAVVIDVGINRLDDGRLVGDVEYEAAAERAAYITPVPGGVGPMTVASLIENTLIACERYHDQ, from the coding sequence ATGTCAGCTAAAATAATCGATGGAAAAGCGATTGCACAGGCAGTACGTAGTCAGGTAGCAGAACGTGTGGCAGAACGCACGCGCGCCGGAAAACGTGCACCAGGCCTGGCGGTCATATTGGTCGGCGCCAACCCGGCCTCACAGGTCTACGTGGGCAGTAAACGTCGCGCTTGTGAAGAAGTGGGATTTATTTCTAAATCTTATGATTTGCCAAAAGACACCACAGAGCAGCATTTACTGGCTTTGATTGATGAGCTGAATAATGACGCCACCATAGACGGTATTTTAGTACAATTACCGCTGCCTAATCACATTGATAGCACACCGGTTATTGAGCGTATTCATCCTCATAAAGACGTTGATGGCTTTCACCCTTATAACATAGGTCGCTTGGCACAACGTATTCCGGCCCTGCGCCCCTGTACGCCCAAGGGCATAATGACGCTGATTGAGCGCAGCCACATTAAAACCCACGGGTTAAATGCGGTAGTGGTGGGAGCTTCTAATATAGTGGGCCGCCCCATGACCCTAGAGCTGTTATTAGCCGGTTGCACTACGACTACGTGCCATCGTTTTACTGAAGATTTAAAAACCAAGGTTGGCGAAGCGGATTTATTAGTGGTCGCAGTGGGTAAGCCTGAGTTTATTCTTGGTAGCTGGATTAAGCCCGGTGCCGTGGTGATAGATGTGGGCATTAATCGCTTAGACGACGGTCGTTTAGTGGGCGATGTGGAATATGAGGCCGCCGCCGAACGCGCCGCTTATATTACTCCAGTTCCAGGTGGCGTAGGCCCCATGACGGTGGCCTCATTAATAGAAAACACCTTGATTGCCTGTGAGCGCTATCACGATCAATAA
- a CDS encoding ion transporter, translated as MQWPSKDVLYTVIFGTETPAGRRFDLALIVVILLSIAVLLLDSMSSVRTHIGGTLYVLEWTFTLLFTVEYGVRVYCAHNRLAYMRSFYGVIDVLAVMPTYLAMFIPGANLLLMVRLLRVLRIFRILKLFRYAHEANVLLRSLNQSRRKIMVFFSSLFILVTLFGSLLYVVEGPENGFTSIPISIYWAIVTITTVGFGDITPQTPLGRGIAAITMLMGYAIIAVPTGILSAELGREMRREYDMRHCPQCDKTGHDQDAKYCKYCGGGMEPKPAPTPVQEQEQEQK; from the coding sequence ATGCAGTGGCCCAGCAAGGACGTGCTTTACACGGTTATCTTTGGTACCGAAACTCCGGCGGGCCGCCGTTTTGATCTGGCGCTTATCGTCGTTATTCTGCTGTCGATAGCGGTGCTGCTGCTGGACTCGATGAGTTCGGTGCGCACCCATATTGGCGGTACCCTGTATGTTCTGGAATGGACCTTTACCCTGTTATTTACCGTGGAATACGGGGTTCGGGTTTATTGCGCCCATAATCGACTGGCCTACATGCGCAGTTTTTACGGCGTTATTGACGTATTAGCCGTTATGCCAACCTATCTGGCGATGTTTATTCCCGGTGCCAACTTGTTGCTGATGGTGCGATTACTTCGCGTATTGCGGATTTTTCGTATTCTAAAGCTGTTTCGCTATGCCCATGAAGCCAATGTACTGTTGCGCTCGCTGAATCAAAGCCGACGCAAGATCATGGTTTTTTTCAGCAGCCTTTTTATATTGGTGACGCTATTTGGCTCTTTATTGTATGTGGTGGAAGGGCCGGAAAACGGCTTTACCAGTATTCCCATCAGCATTTATTGGGCCATAGTGACCATTACCACGGTAGGTTTTGGTGACATTACGCCACAAACGCCGCTGGGGCGGGGCATTGCTGCCATTACCATGTTGATGGGCTATGCCATTATTGCGGTGCCAACCGGTATTCTCAGTGCCGAGCTGGGGCGAGAAATGCGCCGAGAGTACGATATGCGCCATTGTCCGCAATGTGACAAGACTGGTCATGACCAGGATGCCAAATACTGCAAATATTGTGGCGGGGGCATGGAGCCAAAACCTGCGCCGACACCGGTGCAAGAACAAGAACAAGAACAAAAATAA
- the cysS gene encoding cysteine--tRNA ligase — MLKIYNTLTRQKEEFIPLIPGKVGMYVCGVTIYDLCHIGHGRTFVAFDVVTRYLRYLGYDLTYVRNITDIDDKIIKRAAENGESCDALTERLTADMHQDFDSLKLARPDIEPKATQHIPEIISMVQQLLADEHAYVADSGDVLFAVNSFADYGKLSGQNLEQLQAGARVEVEHTKRNPLDFVLWKQSKPGEPSWESPWGLGRPGWHIECSAMNGKHLGQHFDIHGGGSDLQFPHHENEIAQSCCANHTPYVNTWMHSGMVMVDQEKMSKSLGNFFTIRDVLKHYDGETVRYFLLSGHYRSQLNYSDDNLNKAHSALERFYTALRDLPKVVPSGGEEFVTRFNSAMNDDFNTPEAYSALFDLAREINRLKGKDDAAAAGLGAQLRKLGGVLGLLDQDPESFLRGTAGADDDVAEIERLIQARLDARTNKDWAAADAARDSLTSMGIVLEDGAAGTRWRRK; from the coding sequence ATGCTGAAAATCTACAATACTCTGACCCGACAAAAAGAAGAATTTATCCCTTTAATTCCCGGCAAGGTCGGCATGTATGTCTGTGGTGTCACCATTTATGACTTATGTCACATTGGCCATGGCCGCACTTTTGTCGCCTTCGATGTGGTGACTCGTTATTTGCGCTACCTCGGTTATGATCTGACCTATGTACGCAATATCACCGACATTGACGATAAAATCATTAAGCGTGCCGCCGAAAATGGTGAAAGCTGTGACGCCTTAACGGAGCGCCTCACCGCTGACATGCATCAAGACTTTGACTCTTTAAAACTGGCTCGCCCAGATATAGAGCCAAAGGCCACCCAGCATATCCCAGAAATTATTAGCATGGTACAGCAGTTGTTGGCGGACGAGCACGCCTATGTGGCCGACAGCGGCGATGTCTTGTTTGCGGTCAATAGCTTTGCAGATTACGGCAAACTCTCCGGCCAAAATCTCGAGCAACTGCAAGCCGGTGCGCGGGTTGAGGTAGAGCACACTAAGCGTAACCCGCTCGACTTCGTATTATGGAAGCAGTCTAAGCCCGGTGAGCCGAGCTGGGAATCGCCATGGGGCTTAGGCCGCCCAGGTTGGCACATAGAGTGCTCGGCCATGAACGGCAAGCATTTAGGTCAGCACTTCGATATTCACGGCGGCGGCTCGGATTTGCAGTTTCCGCATCATGAAAACGAAATCGCCCAAAGCTGCTGCGCCAATCACACGCCTTATGTAAATACCTGGATGCACTCAGGCATGGTGATGGTCGACCAAGAAAAGATGTCTAAATCACTCGGCAACTTTTTTACCATTCGCGATGTGCTCAAGCATTACGACGGCGAAACCGTGCGCTACTTCTTGTTGTCCGGCCACTATCGCAGCCAACTGAACTATTCAGATGACAACTTGAACAAAGCCCACAGTGCTTTAGAACGCTTTTATACGGCGCTGCGTGACCTACCCAAGGTCGTCCCGAGCGGCGGCGAGGAATTTGTGACGCGCTTTAACTCCGCCATGAATGATGACTTTAATACGCCCGAGGCCTACTCGGCGCTGTTTGATTTAGCGCGCGAGATTAACCGCTTAAAAGGCAAAGACGATGCAGCCGCCGCCGGCCTTGGCGCCCAGCTACGAAAGCTAGGCGGTGTGCTGGGTTTACTGGACCAAGATCCCGAATCCTTCTTGCGTGGCACTGCGGGTGCTGATGATGACGTTGCTGAAATAGAACGTTTGATCCAAGCCAGATTAGATGCACGCACCAACAAAGACTGGGCGGCGGCAGATGCGGCCCGCGACAGCCTCACCAGCATGGGTATAGTGCTAGAAGATGGCGCAGCCGGTACCCGTTGGCGTCGAAAATAA
- a CDS encoding peptidylprolyl isomerase yields MVTLHTTHGDISLNLFADKAPETVANFLQYCRDGHYDGVLFHRVIDGFMIQGGGFDADFKEKPTRASVKNEADNGLSNKIGTVAMARTSEPHSASAQFFINVGDNDFLNFKSATNQGYGYCVFAEVVEGMDVVNAIKGVATGNRGHVHQDVPVEDVLITGVTVSE; encoded by the coding sequence ATGGTCACACTACATACTACCCATGGCGACATCAGCCTGAACTTGTTTGCCGACAAAGCCCCTGAAACCGTAGCAAACTTCTTACAATATTGCCGCGATGGTCATTATGACGGCGTGCTGTTCCACCGTGTTATTGACGGCTTTATGATCCAAGGCGGCGGTTTTGACGCCGATTTTAAAGAAAAGCCCACCCGTGCCTCGGTTAAAAACGAAGCCGATAATGGCTTATCTAACAAGATAGGCACGGTTGCGATGGCGCGTACTTCTGAGCCGCATTCGGCTTCCGCGCAGTTTTTTATTAACGTGGGCGACAATGACTTCTTAAACTTCAAATCCGCCACTAACCAAGGCTACGGTTACTGCGTGTTTGCTGAAGTGGTTGAAGGCATGGACGTGGTCAATGCCATTAAAGGCGTGGCCACCGGTAATCGCGGTCATGTGCATCAAGACGTACCAGTAGAAGATGTACTGATCACTGGTGTGACCGTTAGCGAGTAA
- the lpxH gene encoding UDP-2,3-diacylglucosamine diphosphatase encodes MKHTTLFIADLHLSADRPDMTAAFLRFMGEDAKDADALYVLGDLFEFSIGDDEVSALNGEVAAAFLACSQQGTPVYFIHGNRDFMVGRRFARAAGMSLLPEHKVIDLYGEPTLVMHGDTLCIDDAGYQRYRRVTRWGWLQWLFLRLPLKFRMGIADGIRSKSAAAKEGKVMQVMDVNQSEVERQMQRYKVRTLIHGHTHRPAIHSLSVNNEPARRIVLGDWYTQGSVLVVSAQGVELQNRALPEV; translated from the coding sequence GTGAAACACACCACGCTTTTTATTGCTGACTTGCACTTGAGCGCCGATCGCCCAGACATGACGGCGGCGTTTTTACGCTTTATGGGCGAGGACGCGAAAGACGCGGATGCCTTGTATGTGCTGGGTGACCTATTTGAGTTTTCCATCGGCGATGATGAAGTCAGTGCGCTTAATGGCGAAGTGGCGGCGGCCTTTTTGGCTTGTAGCCAGCAGGGCACACCGGTGTATTTTATTCACGGCAATCGTGACTTTATGGTGGGGCGACGCTTTGCCCGCGCCGCTGGCATGAGTTTATTGCCCGAGCACAAAGTCATCGACCTATACGGTGAGCCAACGCTGGTGATGCACGGCGATACCTTGTGTATCGATGATGCGGGCTATCAGCGTTATCGTCGCGTGACTCGCTGGGGGTGGTTGCAATGGCTGTTTTTACGCTTGCCGCTTAAGTTTCGCATGGGCATTGCTGATGGTATTCGCAGCAAAAGTGCCGCCGCCAAAGAAGGCAAGGTAATGCAGGTGATGGATGTGAACCAAAGCGAAGTGGAACGACAAATGCAGCGCTATAAGGTACGCACCCTGATCCACGGCCACACCCACAGACCGGCTATTCATAGCTTGTCGGTTAACAATGAGCCAGCCCGGCGTATCGTGCTCGGCGATTGGTACACTCAAGGCAGTGTCTTGGTAGTAAGTGCGCAGGGTGTTGAGCTACAAAATCGCGCCTTACCCGAGGTTTAA
- a CDS encoding response regulator transcription factor, producing MRILVVEDNPDILVNIVDYLTLKGAVVDALYNGQAALQQTRRHEYDLLVLDLSLPGLDGLALCAQLRAEQNPLPIVMLTARDTLQDKLSGFEVGADDYLVKPFALPELWSRIQAVLKRSQKQQARILKVCDVTLDLDLRQACRAQQLLNLNPKCLKLLEILMRYAPNVVSRDTLIDQLWSDDPPDSDGLKAHIYLLRNQLDKPFSEALLQTVHGQGYRLAVNKQANNDQIGK from the coding sequence ATGCGGATATTAGTGGTGGAAGATAATCCGGATATTCTGGTGAATATCGTGGATTACCTGACCTTAAAAGGTGCGGTGGTGGATGCACTCTATAACGGGCAAGCTGCACTGCAGCAGACTCGCCGCCACGAATACGACTTGCTGGTGCTGGACTTATCCTTACCCGGATTAGATGGTTTAGCCTTGTGTGCTCAGCTACGCGCCGAGCAAAATCCGTTGCCCATAGTGATGCTCACCGCCCGTGATACCTTGCAAGATAAGCTCAGCGGTTTTGAAGTAGGGGCTGATGATTATTTGGTGAAGCCCTTTGCCTTGCCCGAGTTATGGTCACGTATTCAAGCGGTGCTGAAACGCTCTCAAAAACAACAGGCTCGGATACTCAAGGTTTGCGATGTCACATTGGATCTGGATTTGCGCCAAGCTTGCCGTGCGCAACAGCTGCTGAATCTCAATCCCAAATGTCTGAAACTGCTTGAGATCTTAATGCGCTACGCACCCAATGTGGTGAGTCGTGACACCTTAATCGATCAATTATGGTCCGACGACCCACCGGACAGCGATGGCCTTAAGGCGCACATTTATTTACTGCGCAATCAACTGGATAAACCTTTTAGCGAGGCCTTGCTGCAGACGGTGCACGGGCAGGGCTATCGGCTGGCTGTCAATAAGCAGGCCAATAATGATCAAATAGGGAAATAG
- a CDS encoding HAMP domain-containing sensor histidine kinase, whose product MRLTIRTRLQLALNLVIVVISLLAAAGMIMLVYWFENTLFYNHLQSDLTDHMHNQQTVSQPLVLPMTDTTYYKLPKNDQHLLPDAFRGYPAGGHEVLLGNKAYNLFVRHEAGWVHVLVQDQSEFERYEQLMFTGIGLSVLLIWGLGFLFSRRLSQQILKPVATLAQEVAHLPEQPGSQLTHHYPNDETGQLARTFDRYVLRVNELLLREQQFSANASHELRTCMMVIRGALDMLAVSEPTPLVARQLQRIDGALGQMQQQTELFLQLSRTPDSLAGNNELSPLAELAKAQLAHWQPLADSRGLKLSLAVIGQVPALPASMMVAVLNNLLRNAIQHTATGGIKVEVTANYLRVSDTGSGISAELQAKVHERGVSVANPEGFGLGLAIVERICQHQGWRLQISTPPAADSAIPSTLATQATNGTQPAHSTETTNGTQVTIYFVAAEVNNTDLCDANC is encoded by the coding sequence ATGCGCCTGACCATTAGAACTCGGCTGCAACTGGCACTTAACTTAGTGATAGTGGTCATTAGTCTGCTGGCGGCGGCGGGCATGATAATGCTGGTGTACTGGTTTGAAAACACCCTGTTTTATAATCATTTGCAAAGTGATCTCACGGATCATATGCACAATCAGCAAACGGTGAGCCAGCCTTTGGTGCTGCCCATGACCGACACCACCTACTACAAGTTGCCCAAAAACGATCAACACTTATTGCCGGATGCCTTTCGTGGCTATCCAGCCGGTGGCCATGAAGTTTTGCTCGGCAACAAAGCCTATAACTTATTTGTGCGCCACGAAGCGGGCTGGGTCCATGTATTGGTCCAAGATCAGAGCGAGTTTGAACGCTATGAACAGTTGATGTTTACCGGCATTGGGCTAAGCGTGCTGTTGATATGGGGCTTAGGTTTCCTCTTTTCTCGGCGTTTAAGCCAACAAATACTTAAACCCGTGGCTACCTTGGCCCAAGAGGTGGCACATTTGCCGGAGCAGCCCGGCAGCCAGCTAACCCATCATTATCCCAACGATGAAACTGGTCAGTTAGCGCGCACCTTTGATCGTTATGTGCTGCGCGTGAATGAGTTACTGCTCAGAGAGCAGCAGTTTTCAGCTAATGCCAGTCATGAGCTACGTACCTGCATGATGGTGATCCGCGGCGCCTTGGATATGCTGGCGGTCAGTGAGCCTACGCCGTTGGTGGCGCGCCAACTGCAGCGTATCGACGGCGCGCTTGGCCAAATGCAGCAGCAAACTGAGCTGTTTTTACAGTTGTCGCGCACACCCGACTCCTTGGCGGGAAATAACGAACTCAGTCCCTTGGCCGAGCTGGCTAAAGCCCAATTGGCCCATTGGCAGCCGTTGGCGGACAGCCGAGGGCTGAAACTGAGCTTAGCTGTGATTGGGCAAGTGCCAGCCTTGCCGGCCAGCATGATGGTGGCGGTGTTGAATAACCTGTTGCGCAATGCCATACAGCACACGGCAACGGGCGGCATTAAGGTCGAGGTCACGGCGAATTATTTGCGGGTGTCTGATACCGGCAGCGGCATCAGCGCCGAGCTACAAGCTAAGGTGCATGAGCGAGGCGTGAGTGTGGCCAACCCCGAAGGATTTGGTTTGGGATTGGCCATAGTAGAGCGTATTTGTCAGCACCAAGGCTGGCGGCTGCAGATATCGACGCCGCCCGCCGCCGACTCTGCTATTCCGTCAACTCTCGCTACTCAGGCGACTAACGGTACTCAGCCAGCTCACTCTACAGAGACAACTAACGGTACTCAGGTGACTATTTATTTTGTCGCGGCCGAGGTTAATAACACGGACTTATGTGACGCCAACTGCTGA